In Monodelphis domestica isolate mMonDom1 chromosome 4, mMonDom1.pri, whole genome shotgun sequence, one DNA window encodes the following:
- the LOC130453882 gene encoding lysine-rich nucleolar protein 1-like — translation MIAKANKLDSGKETREKKKKKKARAVEEDALDMEPLVKTKPSQNSVASSDMVQEISLLKKKKKKKKKKVQESENLDRAPHEESEEAEPKDTIRSLKKHQSMKELLPNPSELPCQEKRKKTKPSLDLTSSHSPGAEAGVGMELEEDFVRKHKKQKKDKRSDQERSGEQEPKEVLPDPMEEEEGKEGEPIEQGQIEEKQEPSNLRDSGAKKKKKKKKKTYREEEEDEEDRSDNLPTDEAHIEDSSAIGSYRKKGHKNKKTKAEPAEHIPLPSSPRNIEKKGKKSKIQTEPPPAEEPAPKKKKKTMTTAGRKVMQDPKGPGMGHESDLEVVSEKKGNLDEVTIDTVRRKALQEEIDRESGKTEALETKVEAPTRFGQWDTATFENSDQKMKFLRLMGGFKNSSSALSSSPGTLGKPNMALNKQAAATLQQNLQVEFDRAMSWKQQRGVGLGYSASANKNKLFYIDRNASRSVKFDD, via the coding sequence ATGATTGCCAAGGCAAACAAATTGGACTCTGGCAAGGAAacgagagagaagaagaaaaagaagaaggccAGGGCGGTAGAAGAAGACGCCTTGGATATGGAACCCCTTGTCAAAACAAAGCCATCTCAGAATAGTGTGGCCTCCTCAGACATGGTTCAAGAAATATCCctgctgaaaaagaaaaagaagaagaagaagaagaaagtccAAGAATCAGAGAACCTAGATAGAGCCCCCCATGAGGAAAGTGAAGAGGCAGAACCCAAGGACACAATCAGATCCCTGAAGAAGCATCAGAGCATGAAGGAACTGCTTCCAAATCCTTCCGAGCTCCCAtgccaagagaagagaaagaagacaaagCCATCCCTGGACTTGACATCCTCTCACTCCCCAGGAGCAGAGGCAGGGGTAGGGATGGAACTGGAAGAGGACTTTGTCAGGAAACATAAAAAGCAGAAGAAGGATAAAAGATCAGATCAGGAGAGATCTGGGGAGCAGGAGCCCAAAGAGGTCCTTCCTGACCctatggaggaggaagaaggaaaggaaggtgaGCCCATAGAGCAGGGACAGATAGAGGAGAAGCAGGAGCCCAGCAATCTCAGAGACTCTGgtgccaaaaagaagaaaaagaagaagaaaaagacttatagggaggaggaggaggatgaagaggaTAGAAGTGATAACCTGCCCACTGATGAGGCCCACATAGAGGATTCCAGTGCCATTGGCAGCTACAGAAAGAAAGGccacaaaaataaaaagaccaaGGCTGAACCTGCAGAACATATCCCACTGCCCAGCAGCCCTAGGAAcattgaaaagaaagggaagaaatctaAGATACAGACAGAACCACCCCCTGCTGAAGAACCTgctccaaagaagaaaaagaagacaatgacAACGGCAGGTAGGAAAGTCATGCAGGACCCGAAAGGCCCAGGCATGGGACATGAATCAGACTTGGAAGTGGTATCTGAAAAAAAGGGAAACTTGGATGAAGTCACCATAGACACGGTCAGAAGAAAGGCCTTGCAAGAAGAGATTGATAGAGAATCTGGGAAAACTGAAGCTCTTGAAACCAAAGTAGAAGCGCCTACTCGGTTTGGGCAGTGGGATACAGCGACTTTTGAAAATTCCGACCAAAAGATGAAATTCCTCAGACTTATGGGGGGCTTTAAGAATTCTTCCTCAGCACTCAGCAGTTCCCCAGGTACCCTGGGCAAACCAAACATGGCTCTGAACAAGCAGGCCGCTGCCACCTTGCAGCAGAATCTACAAGTGGAATTTGACAGAGCCATGAGCTGGAAGCAGCAGCGTGGAGTCGGACTTGGCTATTCAGCTtctgcaaacaaaaacaaattattttatatagacaGAAATGCATCCAGATCTGTAAAGTTTGATGATTAA